The DNA window GCATTGTTGAGGAGCACGGCTTTACGTTTATCGGACCGACGCCGGCACATATCGCCATGATGGGCGACAAAGTACGGGCCAAGGAGACCATGCAGAAATTGGGCGTCCCTGTCGTGCCGGGCTCGGCGGGCGCAATGCAAGATATCGCGGAATTCAGTGCCGTCGCCGAGACGATCGGCTATCCGGTTTTGGTAAAGGCGGTTTCTGGTGGTGGCGGCCGCGGCATGAAGCGGGTCGAGCGCCAGGAAGATATGGCGGCGGCCGTGGCGATGGCCCGCGCCGAGGCGAAATCGGCGTTCGGCGATGATTCGCTTTATCTGGAGAAATTGATCGACTCCCCGCGACATGTCGAAGTTCAAGTGTTAGCCGATCAGCACGGCACCGTTGTGCACCTCGGAGAGCGCGATTGCTCACTGCAGCGGCGCCATCAAAAAATGTTGGAAGAAGCTCCCTCCTCTGCGCTGAACACCGAAGAGCGCGAGAGTATCGGTGCCCGAGTGGTCAAAGCGGTTTCCGAAATCGGCTATCGCGGCGTCGGCACCATGGAGTTTCTATATCAGGCCGGTGAATTCTATTTCATCGAAATGAACACCCGTATCCAGGTTGAGCATCCGGTGACCGAAATGATTACCGGTATTGATCTGGTACGCGAGCAAATCCGTGTCGCCGACGGCGCGCCTTTGGGCTACGAGCAAAAAGATATCGTCTTTAACGGGCACGCCATCGAGTGCCGG is part of the Pseudomonadota bacterium genome and encodes:
- the accC gene encoding acetyl-CoA carboxylase biotin carboxylase subunit, which codes for MFEKVLIANRGEIAVRIHRACKELGIKTVSVHSTADTDAMHARLSDESVCIGPASVRDSYLNIPSIIAAAEITNADAIHPGYGFLSENANFASIVEEHGFTFIGPTPAHIAMMGDKVRAKETMQKLGVPVVPGSAGAMQDIAEFSAVAETIGYPVLVKAVSGGGGRGMKRVERQEDMAAAVAMARAEAKSAFGDDSLYLEKLIDSPRHVEVQVLADQHGTVVHLGERDCSLQRRHQKMLEEAPSSALNTEERESIGARVVKAVSEIGYRGVGTMEFLYQAGEFYFIEMNTRIQVEHPVTEMITGIDLVREQIRVADGAPLGYEQKDIVFNGHAIECRVNAEDPLTFRPSPGLITGYHPPGGLGVRVDSALYQDYSVPPFYDSLIAKVIVHGSNRNECLMRLRRALEEYVITGVETTIPFHLKLIANADFANGAYDIHWLEKFIAEA